In a single window of the Dreissena polymorpha isolate Duluth1 chromosome 3, UMN_Dpol_1.0, whole genome shotgun sequence genome:
- the LOC127870881 gene encoding cytochrome P450 3A15-like — translation MALLQMLARACFTVMCFIQNLLPCIKGRIPEPGRWLHALLDVIHRGENKLFKLESLTDFYHTYGLFRFENKVYIFDPKLTQTVINKLEKGAGDYLENSPLKDTFLGSSSRSPEIRRAIAALFRKSTLEERGGLIIADVDNMCNKIGLEAKEGHVINITDWSLRMAMDVVGHMLLQLDLFAIEGKQEALLECLMTILHRCYALGEITSDSEEFKQANETLQKETTTILEKALQKEDKSTDTRFVIKLHEACGFEQARDNMKLFLMAGSETTASTIPVFCYLMATYARVQDELRQEADENMAALRADPALTLPKMESVLREVLRVYPIAPFISRQTTQQLVVGDVTIGANTDIKAFTWGIHRSSTQWDQSKEFVPFRFLNSGEKSASAMYIPFGAGSRICIGQHLAMLELKLACAIMLNRFKFCKVSETPELRFVTDWAHAVVHPDKDMFFKLEAR, via the exons ATGGCGTTACTACAGATGCTAGCGCGGGCTTGCTTCACAGTCATGTGTTTCATTCAAAATCTG CTTCCGTGCATAAAGGGTCGTATACCGGAGCCCGGTCGCTGGTTGCACGCACTTCTTGACGTCATACACCGCGGCGAAAACAAGCTGTTCAAGCTGGAGTCCTTGACCGACTTCTACCATACCTACGGACTCTTCCGGTTCGAGAACAAGGTCTACATCTTTGACCCCAAGTTGACCCAGACCGTCATTAACAAGCTGGAGAAAGGCGCTGGGGACTACTTGGAGAACTCGCCGCTCAAGGATACATTTCTAG GATCCTCGAGCCGCAGCCCGGAAATACGGCGGGCAATCGCTGCCTTGTTTCGGAAATCCACTCTGGAAGAACGCGGCGGTCTCATAATTGCAGACGTCGACAACATGTGCAATAAAATAGGACTGGAAGCTAAAGAAG GCCACGTGATTAATATCACAGACTGGAGTTTGCGTATGGCAATGGACGTGGTGGGTCACATGCTTCTGCAGCTTGACCTCTTTGCAATTGAGGGGAAACAGGAAGCTCTCCTCGAATGTCTTATGACCATACTTCACAG GTGCTATGCCCTTGGTGAGATAACCTCGGACAGCGAAGAGTTTAAACAGGCGAACGAGACGCTGCAAAAAGAAACCACCACCATCTTGGAGAAAGCTCTTCAAAAGGAGGATAAATCTACCGACACGCGATTCGTCATCAAACTGCACGAAGCCTGTGGGTTTGAACAG GCCCGTGACAACATGAAGTTGTTCCTTATGGCGGGCTCAGAGACCACTGCCTCCACCATCCCCGTGTTCTGCTATCTTATGGCCACATACGCTCGTGTACAG GACGAGCTCCGTCAGGAAGCAGACGAGAACATGGCGGCGCTGCGAGCTGACCCCGCCCTGACCCTGCCCAAGATGGAGAGCGTGTTGCGCGAGGTTCTCCGAGTGTACCCCATAGCACCGTTCATCAGTAGGCAGACGACACAGCAACTCGTCGTCGGTGACGTCACGATAGGGGCAAAT ACCGATATAAAGGCATTTACATGGGGAATTCATCGCTCTTCAACACAGTGGGACCAGTCTAAGGAATTCGTGCCGTTCCGGTTCCTAAATTCTGGCGAAAAATCCGCGTCAGCTATGTACATCCCCTTCGGGGCCGGGTCCAGAATATGTATTGGGCAACATCTAGCCATGCTGGAGCTAAAACTAGCCTGTGCAATAATGCTAAATAGGTTCAAGTTCTGTAAGGTATCGGAGACTCCGGAGTTACGGTTTGTGACCGATTGGGCTCATGCAGTGGTTCATCCGGACAAAGACATGTTCTTTAAGCTTGAAGCAAGATAA
- the LOC127870891 gene encoding insoluble matrix shell protein 1-like isoform X2 — MEVFSGRSSPTWTVDTRSPVYDRLSRLLGRARPTRMLETLGYRGFEVEVRDPLGQRRYMTVGAGSSPALELLLLNSSPQPLEGAVRQTVMDSIRRTNTPIEPVSLELGYFNDLDDAPVCVLPTFDPMLWNRHPTVRLNNCYNYATQRQTNTFAQPGRATGLKYTKPVDASDVIFATIRDGFMPVPYFHWGTCVIALTVWPGVDYHYYRLDNNMLWSHKTGKNYVRNTDNSGQLISDPRTADRGQYVVFAGYFLNHPLAIVD; from the exons ATGGAGGTTTTCTCGGGCCGGTCCAGTCCGACATGGACGGTGGACACACGCAGTCCGGTGTACGACCGTCTCTCCAGGCTGCTAGGTCGAGCCCGACCCACGAG AATGCTTGAAACGCTTGGTTACCGTGGTTTCGAAGTCGAGGTTCGTGACCCGCTCGGACAGCGCCGCTACATGACGGTGGGAGCCGGGAGTAGCCCCGCCCTAGAGCTGTTGCTACTCAACTCCTCGCCGCAACCGCTAGAAGGCGCTGTGCGGCAGACGGTCATGGACTCCATTAGACGTACG AACACCCCGATAGAACCGGTGTCGCTTGAACTCGGTTATTTCAATGATCTCGACGATGCTCCGGTTTGCGTTCTCCCGACCTTTGACCCGATGCTCTGGAACCGCCACCCTACTGTACGCCTCAACAACTGCTACAACTACGCCACCCAGCGACAAACAAACACGTTCGCGCAACCAG GACGCGCCACTGGACTAAAATACACTAAGCCCGTGGACGCGAGCGATGTTATCTTCGCCACCATTCGGGACGGATTCATGCCCGTACCATACTTCCACTGGGGCACTTGCGTGATTGCACTGACGGTCTGGCCCGGCGTGGATTATCACTACTACAGGCTAGATAACAATATGCTCTGGTCCCACAAAACCGGTAAAAACTACGTGAGAAACACAGATAACAGCGGCCAGCTGATCTCGGACCCACGCACTGCCGACAGGGGTCAATATGTCGTCTTTGCTGGCTATTTTCTCAACCACCCCCTTGCAATCGTGGACTAG
- the LOC127870891 gene encoding uncharacterized protein LOC127870891 isoform X1 has protein sequence MSGPESDNISSNLCNVEYNVDMEVFSGRSSPTWTVDTRSPVYDRLSRLLGRARPTRMLETLGYRGFEVEVRDPLGQRRYMTVGAGSSPALELLLLNSSPQPLEGAVRQTVMDSIRRTNTPIEPVSLELGYFNDLDDAPVCVLPTFDPMLWNRHPTVRLNNCYNYATQRQTNTFAQPGRATGLKYTKPVDASDVIFATIRDGFMPVPYFHWGTCVIALTVWPGVDYHYYRLDNNMLWSHKTGKNYVRNTDNSGQLISDPRTADRGQYVVFAGYFLNHPLAIVD, from the exons ATGAGTGGACCCGAGAGTGATAACATAAGTTCCAATCTTT GTAACGTGGAGTACAATGTAGATATGGAGGTTTTCTCGGGCCGGTCCAGTCCGACATGGACGGTGGACACACGCAGTCCGGTGTACGACCGTCTCTCCAGGCTGCTAGGTCGAGCCCGACCCACGAG AATGCTTGAAACGCTTGGTTACCGTGGTTTCGAAGTCGAGGTTCGTGACCCGCTCGGACAGCGCCGCTACATGACGGTGGGAGCCGGGAGTAGCCCCGCCCTAGAGCTGTTGCTACTCAACTCCTCGCCGCAACCGCTAGAAGGCGCTGTGCGGCAGACGGTCATGGACTCCATTAGACGTACG AACACCCCGATAGAACCGGTGTCGCTTGAACTCGGTTATTTCAATGATCTCGACGATGCTCCGGTTTGCGTTCTCCCGACCTTTGACCCGATGCTCTGGAACCGCCACCCTACTGTACGCCTCAACAACTGCTACAACTACGCCACCCAGCGACAAACAAACACGTTCGCGCAACCAG GACGCGCCACTGGACTAAAATACACTAAGCCCGTGGACGCGAGCGATGTTATCTTCGCCACCATTCGGGACGGATTCATGCCCGTACCATACTTCCACTGGGGCACTTGCGTGATTGCACTGACGGTCTGGCCCGGCGTGGATTATCACTACTACAGGCTAGATAACAATATGCTCTGGTCCCACAAAACCGGTAAAAACTACGTGAGAAACACAGATAACAGCGGCCAGCTGATCTCGGACCCACGCACTGCCGACAGGGGTCAATATGTCGTCTTTGCTGGCTATTTTCTCAACCACCCCCTTGCAATCGTGGACTAG